The sequence CTTAAGTTGTACCTTAACAATGTATCCATAAGAGGTTTTTGAGGTAAGGAATCTAATTTAATATGTCATTCATTGTATCGGTCTATTTCCTGTTATTCAATACGCTCATCAATAATTTTTATCCAATGAACTGACCAGATTACCCAATAAGCACCAATAGGAGATTCGAATAAGTTTTAGAGATTTTAACTGTCACCTAAAATGAGTCGTCTCAGATTTTCTCCGTCTGCTTTATTTTTATTACTTTCTGTATTATTGATTTATTTGCAAGCATAAGCCGCGCAAAGTAAATACCTGGACTCAATTCTTCGTCTTTATTATCTCTACCATTCCAATGAACTGAATAATTGTCTGCTGGTTTAGTTTCAGACACTAAAGTTTTAATTAATCTTCCATTAATGTCATAAATTTGTAATGAAACTTTATCCTGAACCGGTAGCGAGTAGCAGA is a genomic window of candidate division WOR-3 bacterium containing:
- a CDS encoding T9SS type A sorting domain-containing protein, which produces MLHIPIPFSTTEIEEQKTTKRCYPLTLRTPMSNPFKTLTAICYSLPVQDKVSLQIYDINGRLIKTLVSETKPADNYSVHWNGRDNKDEELSPGIYFARLMLANKSIIQKVIKIKQTEKI